The Nicotiana tomentosiformis chromosome 2, ASM39032v3, whole genome shotgun sequence genome includes the window ctacacTTAAATGCCTTTTTACTGTGCAGTTAGTAGCCAAGAGTTTGAAGAAAAAATCGGATAGCAACActacaaaataaaattaattaaacaaaCAAAATCATATAGAGTCGTTTTCTTTTTTGTTTCGATATATTTAGACTGTTTccacataaaaaatatatattcattTCATTTAGTATACTGGAGCAaaaaatacaaattttcatatGTCGGTATACGTTTAGAAGGAATCAAATAAATTGATTAACCTATTGTCTATTGAAACatctatatttgaaaattttcatcATGAAACTTGATAATTATtcactaatcaaataacaatctTACATTCACATATTCTTTTCAAATCTACCTAACATTAACGATTAAAACAATAAATGAACCACTCATTTGATTTAGAAGACTATAAAACTAAAGAAAATAACTTGAATATGTATATACAGCTTTATTACGGCTAAAAACATAGTATAAAGTAAGATttctaaaataataattatttatgaccataaaaatttataaatttacgtgtatgtatatgtatatagtcagtttgctttttatttttatttttattttttaaataccgAACCAAAtcacatattattatttttaattaaaataaaatcaaaccaaatcaaaaaGCATGTTGGTTTGATTcgaatttttaatttttagaacttgCACTAGGTAGTTGATTTTACACGTGCTATTTAAGAATGGTTATAGGCCCTTCTCCTTCGGAAAGAAGAAAAGTATAAAAAGGAAACCTGCGATCTTTCAATCTTTTAGAATGATTCTTCAAGTAACATAAGAGAAGCAAATTTAGAAGTTGAGAACATGAAAGGAAAGGTTGAAATAAAAAGGCGCGGAGAAGACTTATTTTCATAAAAAGAAATATGGAAAAAATGATGGGGTTAGTAAATAAAAATGTACTTTATCAAGTAGTTTAAGTTTTTAGGTGATATGATTGCACACTTCAATATAATACCAGAACAGACATAGAGGTTCTGGTTTCGAGTGACATATACCAGAACAGACAGAAGTTATGGTTTCGAGTCTCACTGCTATTACGTATAGAAAAAATCGACATGCTTggcttaataaataaataaaatcaaaccCCATGTGAGAGGTCGTGTTAAAGATataattaaacaaataaaagtATGTTAACTTTAATAACTTAAACTTTTAGATGAAATAATCACGCACTCCAATAGTGAAGTTGGGCTCTAAGTTGAATTTCATTGAAGACATATATGAGTCTTGATATTAAGATTTGACAAGCCCAATTAGACCCATATATTTGAAACTTTGTCAACTCAGTCATGTAGGGCCTAAAGTTGATTCTCATACGATTGAGGGTGTGTTTgatacgaaggaaaatatttttcgaaaaatatttttcaattttttcatgtttggttgacttaaatattttgaaaaatatttttctcattaaCTCATTTCCtccaattgaaggaaaatatttctcctatcaagagaagggaaaacattttccaaaactcttgttcaaccttccccaccctatTTCCCATCCCCATCACCCCCCATACCTATCCCACCCTACCCCCACCTACCCCCACCACACCCACCCACCCTCCCGAAACCCCTGCTCTACCCCCACCCTAAATAGAATTATTATTaagaatactttcttttcatgttgtagatacaatactttattttttcatttcaacaaaatgagtatttttttcatgatataaaaaatgTATTttgtttcatttcaacaaaaaaggtACTTTTTTTTTATGATgtggaaaaagtattttatttcatttcaacaaaatgatgtagtaaaaagtatctttttcatttcaacaaaaaattactttattttcatgatgttgaaaaagtaatttcttttatttcagTAATATGATATAGTAAAAAACatcttctttcatttcaacaaaaaaaatattttcttttcatgatattgaaaaagtattttctttcatttcaacgaaatgatgtagtaaaaagtatcttcttacatttcaacaaaaaaaaagtactttcatTTCATgatgtttaaatttttttttttttcatttcaacataATGATAGTAAAAACTAtcttcttttatttcaacaaaaacgTACTTTCTGttcatgttgtagaaaaagtattttctttcatttcaacaaaatgatgtagaAAAAAGTATCGTCTttcatttataaaaaaaatactttctttttatgATATAGAAaacgtattttctttcatttcaacaaaatgatttagtaaaaagtattttctttcatttcaacaaaatgagtattttctgttcatgatttagaaaaaatattttctttcattttaataaAATGAATACttttttttcatgttgtagaaaaagtacgttctttttcaaccaaaaaaagagtATATTGTTTTTAGTCATATAGTACTAATTTTAACGTTATTTTTGAGTGAAAAAGTAAAGCAGCATGTAGTCTCTTCTgattttgtgtgaatttttaaaagaataattaaattcttgaagaaaatagagtcctgAAAATGTTGGGTATTTAGGTTTTTTttgggtgggggtgggggagCATAAGAAACATGAGAATTTGGGGGAAGGGGGTAAGGAAAgtagcataaaaaatattttatactctctaaacaaacactagaaaatatttttcgaaaaagttTTTTCACTAAccaaccaaacatggaaaaataagtgataaaactacttattttccagaaaaataagtgataaaaccacttattttcatgaaaaatatttttatatttttcatgaaaaatattttacttcgtaccaaacacaccctaaatatCAAATGTTTTGTAATTTTTGACTATATCTAAATAATGGTCCTTCAAATGGCTATATGTGCACTTAGGGCGATTTACTAGAATGGCCTTGAAAGTTGGTAGTCTTGAACTTTTCCCTTTTACCCCATTACTTGAAGATTGCCCATGGAGCAAACCgggacaaaagaaaaaaaattcaacaCCACTGTTGAGATATATGCAATTTTTTGGTGCACTTGCCCCCTTGAACACCCCTAGTTAAACAAAAGATAAAATGGTAATATAAGCGCAGTTTGCCATACATCTGAACTTCGGGGCAAAGTAGCAGTTTGTAAAATTCGAAAGGATCAGAATGCTAAAATTGAATATTTGGTCTTCGACCGCAACATAGGCACCGCTTCTCACTCGTCCGCTACTCTCACTAATCACTGGAGTTGTTTACATTGCAGGTATGTAATTTTCACTCATCCtatgtaatttatttttttcAGCTGTAAAAATTCGAAACTTGGGAAATTGTTCAAGTTTTTGTAAATTGGATTTACATAATGGAGGAAACAACAGGAATTATGTGCTATAATTTGGTGTTTATCTGGTTCTCGAGCATAATTTAActgtttttttcttattttatttttcattttatcCAAATTCCGTTTATTGAGCAACCCTTTTACTGCTGTCAGCCTATTTGGGAAGTGCTAGTAAGGTTCTCAAAAACCCAGAGGAGAGGCAAAACAGAAACGTTCAGAGACCAATATTCTAGGAAAAGATGTTTTCAAATCATCTAATGAGTTACATGGTATGTAGTTGGTGTAGGAAAATGGAACTACTTTTAATGGTAAACTTATAGTATTTGTTTGCTAATAGGAAACATTGCTTCCCAATAGGATGATTGTTACGTTTTTGGAAGGGGCCAGGAGTATAGTGCGTTAGAAAGATTCCTGTTGTTGGAGCTGCATATTTGTAAATGGATGGCATAGTTGGATAATAAGCTCAACAAAGTATGTTTGAAGCTTAGTTTAGATGTATGTGAGAGGCTAGATAAGCTTATTACTTATTTGGGTGATAAATGATGGGACTTGGGAGTTTTAAGAATCTGAATAGAGAAAATAAGGTTCTTATTCCATTGAGGCAGAGCACTAGAAGTTCTATAGATTACAACCACTTTCCGACCGGAGGACTTAGCTCAGCTATGAGCTAATGTATCAACAGCTCACTTTCcttaaaatatttgatattatgaTAGATCACACCATCCATCAAGTGTGTTCTGAATTAAGTAAAACCCTATAGTCAATGACTTCAACTCAGAGAGGAGTTACAACACTTCTAAGATGGAAAATTCCCTATTGAAATGTGAAGAGTGGGATTATACTAGAGAGAAGATTCACAACAGAAATAGTGTTTGCCCCAGGGTTTTGGTCTAATGATAAGAGTGCATTGCTTGATCTGTGGGTTATGCGCGGTCATGAGTTCAAATTGTGCCACAAACAAAAACCTGATATTTACGTGAGAAGGGTAGAGGGATGGGCTTACTATCTACAAGTTTCAAACCGAGAGCCACCGGCCCTTGGGAAATTCTCGGTTATAAAAAAAGTGCTTATTATTCTTTAGTCTGTGGAAGCATGCAGTAGACTAACACTCCCTCTTTTactttattttgttcttttggTTCAGAATATGTGAAATTGCTCGTGATTGGACGCTTAGGTTTGCAGCATGTTATGAAAAACAAAAGCACAAGGCAAGGTGTATGACTTAAGGCTTGAGGTGAACGTATTTAAGAGATTATTATTCTTAGTGTATTAATAAGGTAAATATGATCTAAAAGTACAGAATTGATAAGAAATATAAGGGGAAAGAAAAAATAGATAGAGGATAAAGAAAACAGAAGAAAGAATGAATAGATGCCGTGATTGACTGGAATTTCATATACGAGCACcacttctcaaaaaaaaaaaagggaaaataataaatacaatataCGAGCACGGGGTGTTATCAGTGGAGAATCTACTCTCAAAAAGGAATGAGGGGGAGAGGAGAGGTAGAGGCTACAAAATCCCCGGCTTCACCTATGAGTGTGTTCATATTtctaaatataataattaagctAGACAAATCAATTTGGATTGTAATTTCTTAAATCCAAAAACCGAAATTCCAAACCAAACTTTTCATATCCAAGCTGATCTGCATGAACGCCTATCCCTACTTCTTATGCGTCTGTAGATTTTAAGAAGTTTATCTGACAATATGATAAACTTTTGGGGAGTATTAACTTTTCCTGAATTTTGGATGATTTCCATTATTAGTATTTATTACCAATGTTGAATTTCATTGTCCTATTCTTTCACTAACACACACTCTTGTTGGCGAACAGGCTGTTTAGGTTCCAAGTTTTTGTTAGCATTCTCAGGCTAATAACTTGTGGTTCTTGAGGCATAATCTTGGCATTGACACATCTCCTTTACAGGGCTCCCTTCTCTTAAAATGCTTCAATCTCTGTATAAATGCCAAAGACACTTGTGTACAAAGATCAGGAAAAGCAGCGTCTTCGTGCAGTTTGTGTCAACTAGCTGTAGCAGCAACATCACAAATGACGAGAGCAAGTCACTCATTAGCTTGTGTCGCAGGAAGTCGCATGGTTTATCAAAAGAAACCATCATTAGTGAAGCAAAAACAGTCCAATTAGACACTCATGCATGTTCAGAAGTTTCAGCTGTAGTTGACTTCTTCCAAAACCATGGGTTTTCTGCAACCCAAGTGAAGAAAATAGTTAGAATGCGCCCTTGTTTATTAGCATCGAAGGTGGACAAAACCCTAAAGCCCAAGTTGAAGTTCTTGCAATCAATTGGCTTTTCTGAAGATGAATGCAGCAAGATTATCTGTTATAACCCCAACATACTCCTCAGTAGCATAAGGAAACTACTGACTCCATCCTTTGATTCCCTGAAGACTTTCATGGGTAGTAAAGTGCAAGCAATGGATGCCGTCAGACGAAGTCCACAAATCCTTAGTCGAAAGATCTCTCATAATTGGAAGCAGACTGTACAGGTATTGCACCAAATTGGTATTCCTGATTCTCAAGTTTCAGAGTTTATTTTCAAATCTCCAATTATCTTGACCATAAATCCCCAAAAAATGAGTGTGGTTGGCTTGAGGCTCAAGGAAATGGGGTTTGATGTTACTTCTCCAGCATTTAGGATAGCTTTTACCACAATGTCGAAAGTTAGTCACTCCAATCTGGAAAGGAAATTGGAAACCTACAGAAGTGCGGGCTTTTCAGATGAGGAGATCCTTAATATTTTCAGATCACAGCCGACTTGCATGTTTTATACTGAGGAGAATATCAGGTCACTTGTGGCATTCTATGTTGATAGACTACATTTGAGCCCGTCACACTTGTCACAAAGACCGGCTTTTCTATTGCGTAGCCTGAAGAGGAGGGTTATTCCAAGGTGTTCTGTGATGCAAGTTTTGTGGTCAAGAGGCATTGTTCCAGAAGCTGGCAAGCTATCCACTATATTAATGATTAGGGAAAAGGACTTCTTACAGAAGTATGTtactagatatgaagcaaaagTTCCTGAACTGCAGGCTGCCTACCAGGGCGAACTTATGTTCAAAGAGTACAGTTTTCATTTGCGTGAAATTCGCCAGATTTCAATGTCAAAGGGATCATCTTCAAAAACTAAAGTAGCTTAGTCCTCGCACCATATGCTGTCTCATACCTCTTCAGTTTTCTTGTTTTAGCACCATTTGCTATCAGAAGCTTAGTTTTTGAACCACTTGCTGTCACATTCTTGGTGTTTGATTGCATGAAGATCATCCCAAGTAAAAGTAGATTATGATACTTCGAAGCCGTTGGGGTGGTCATTTGAATATTTATATGAAGGTGTTTGACTAagtgaagtttaagaaaaaaagaaagacttttgaaaATTATGGTATAAAATATGACACACTTTTGGATATATACTCATGTCATTTAAAGTAAAATAAAAGGTTTATTCTTTATAATTAAAATGTATATTACATTGTTTAATCAATTTAAATATTGTTAAAACGAAAGGAAAGATATTGTATCTTGTATAACTTTTTTACATGATGATTAATTGTACAAAAATACACCATTCagtataaattaaaaattcactccagaagaaggagaagagacGAAATAGAAACAAAAACGAACAAGACGAAGAGAGTTGTGATATGTATGTTAAACTGACGAGGGATAACTCGATAAATAGAAATTTGATAAATATATCTTTATATTGAGCATACTAATTTTTTGCTTAGCAAAAATTTGTAATTTCTTTACAAAGTAGAAAATGTACTTTTGAGGCTGAAAACTATTACTACCGATGCACATGCTATTAACCAAACTGTAATAAGTCGTAGAAATGGAAAACTTTCTTAGTTTGGCATTTATCTAAACTTTGGGCAAAAGTAGCGGTTTTTTGAAACTCAAAAGGTTCTGAATGCTAAATTTTAATATTTCGTCTTCGTCGGTAAAATGGGCATCTACTGCTCACTTTGTTCGCCACTCTCACCTGGAGTTGCAGGTATGTGATCTTCACTCCTtcctatgtttttttttttttaaaaaaaaaaaaaaaaattctaaacatGGAAATGCTT containing:
- the LOC104107288 gene encoding transcription termination factor MTERF8, chloroplastic-like, which encodes MLQSLYKCQRHLCTKIRKSSVFVQFVSTSCSSNITNDESKSLISLCRRKSHGLSKETIISEAKTVQLDTHACSEVSAVVDFFQNHGFSATQVKKIVRMRPCLLASKVDKTLKPKLKFLQSIGFSEDECSKIICYNPNILLSSIRKLLTPSFDSLKTFMGSKVQAMDAVRRSPQILSRKISHNWKQTVQVLHQIGIPDSQVSEFIFKSPIILTINPQKMSVVGLRLKEMGFDVTSPAFRIAFTTMSKVSHSNLERKLETYRSAGFSDEEILNIFRSQPTCMFYTEENIRSLVAFYVDRLHLSPSHLSQRPAFLLRSLKRRVIPRCSVMQVLWSRGIVPEAGKLSTILMIREKDFLQKYVTRYEAKVPELQAAYQGELMFKEYSFHLREIRQISMSKGSSSKTKVA